From the genome of Natronolimnobius baerhuensis:
AACTCGAGGTTGGGTTCGTGTCGCCGCTGTTGTTCCCAGGGTCGCCCGCACCAGTATCGGTGACCGCAGACGGCACGCCGGTCGAAGACGCGACGGTCTCACTTGCCGACGGCGGAACGTCGACGACGGGCAGTGACGGGCGAACGCACGTCTGGTTGCCGATAGATGACACGGCGACGATTACGGCCGCTGCGGGTGCAGAGTCCGCAACGGTAACCGTCGAAAACCTCTATCTCCGATTAGGTGCACTCGCCCTGCTCGGGTCCGGATTCGTCATCGGACTGGTCGTCACCTACTTCCGCATCATCGCTCGTAACGAAGGCAAAATGGATGGCAGTCGCAGTAACGAACATGGCGGCATCGGACTCGAGGCGCTGTTCGTTGGCATCGCAAGTACGTTCACGGGGCTTTCGAACGCAGTCGGACACACCGGTACGTTCGCCTCGAGTGCGGCCCAGCGGCTCTCGGAGTTGGGCGCGCGAGTGTGGCGACTGCAACTGCCATCGCTGTCCATGTTTCGAGGGGGTCGCTCGCGAGCGGGACCAAGCGCGGGCGGGTTCAGTTTCAGCCTGCCATCGCTTGGACCAGCACTGTCTTCGTTTGGGACCGCAGTCGGTTCTTTGTCGTCGCTGGGGTCGCTGTTTACGCTCTCGCGTGGCAGGGGTGGCGCTGGACAGGATGAGTCGACGCTTGGCTCACTGTTTGGCCGCGATACCACTGACGAGACCGACGCAGACGACGATGCACCTGCTGGCTCTGACAGACCGACACTCGCGGACGATCCACTCGGCCCGCAAGACCCACAACGCGAAATTCGGGGGGCTTGGCATACCTTCCTCGACCGGGTTGGACTCTCGAACCGGGAGACACTGACGCCCGGACAGGCCGCCAGACACGCGCTCTCGGTTGGCTACCCGGCCACCCAGGTCTCGCGACTCGTTGCAATCGTCCGCGACGTCGAGTACGGCAGCCGTGATCCCTCCCCCGACCGCGTTCGGACTGTGCGTGACACGACGACTGACCTCCTCGAGCAACAGCCTGATGAGGACGACACGGAGGAAGACGAATGAGCGACCGTTCAATTCCGATCTGGCGGCCGCGTGCCTGGCTCAGGACCGTTGACTCAGAGCGCCTCGCAACCGCAGTGCTTGCGGGCGGACTCCTCATCACGATGGCTGCGCTCATACTCGGTGGCTTCGTTCAGTACGGTTCGGGCACCGTCTCCATTCTCTATTCGCTCGCAATTCTCCTGCCCGCAATTGGCGTCTTACTCGTCCTCGGTGCGCTCTGGTGGGGCCTTTCGGCCCTCAAACCGACTGAACCTCGACTGGCCGGGGCCGACCCGCCCGAATGGGGGACGACACGAACGAACCAGCGGGTTGCTCGCGAGACCATCTGGACGCTCGAGCGAGCCACGTCGAACTGGTATCACTGTCGCGATGAGGGCGCAACCGACGAGGTCCGTGAGCGACTGACAGCGGGTGCGATTCGAGCACTGCGATCAACGTGTGGCCTCGAGCGCGAGCGTACCCGCGAGGCGGTACAGCGAGGAACCTGGACCGACGACCCTGTCGCCGGTGCGTTCCTTGCAGCCGACCTGTCACAGCCACTTGGCGAACGCCTTCGCGCGATGATCGACCCCGGTGCGGCGTTCGACCGTCGACTCCGTCGAACGCTGGCTGCAATCGACTCGATTGCAGACGATCCACAGTGGCAGCCGCCGGTAGCGGGCGAGGAGTTATCGCCCGAGTCGACACCGGAAACGGCGACTGAATCCACGACGTCGACTGCAACAACACAGCCAACTTCGCTCGAGGCGACTGCGACTGAGACTCGAACATCGACGCGAGCCGACTCGAGCGAGCGGCTTCAGGAGGTGTCACAATGAGCGTTGCCGACCGAACCGTCAAGCGACTCGACCGGGGCGAGTGGGCACTCGCAGTGACGGTACTCCTTGCTGGCCTCGGCCTTGCAGTCGGGAGCCAGGTCCTCCTCGTTGGGGCAACGCTGCCGCTGTGGTACGTCGCCGCCGCAATTTTCGGCACGCCCCCGACCGGGACGGTTCGGATTGGTCGCGACCTGTCGCTCGAGGGCGAGAGTACGACGGAAGCGACACAAGCTGGCGACACGTCGCTTTCGGGTGATCCCAGCCAACGCGTCACCGTTCGAACAACAGTCCAGAACACCGGCTCAGATCCCATCGTCGACCTCCGGGTTATCGATGGCGTCCCCGACGAACTCTCGGTCGTCGATGGCTCGCCGCGAACCTGTGTCACGCTCGAGCCACTCGAGACGACGACGCTCGAGTACACGGTTTCGCTCCAGCGTGGCGAGCATACCTTCGATGTGGCAACGGTTCGAACGCGTGATCTGAGCGGGACGATCACCGAGACGTGGTCGGAACCAGTCGAGGGACAGGACGAGATTCGCTGTACACCAACTGTTGAATCAGTTGCACTCGGAAACGCGACCACTGAGTACACGGGCGATGTGCCGACCGATGACGGCGGTGCTGGCATCGAGTTCCATTCCGTCAGGGAGTACGAGCCGACGGATCCAGTCAACGCCATCGACTGGCGGCGATACGCTGCGAACCGGGAGTTAGCGACCGTCGAGTACCGTGCCGAGCGCTCGACGCACGTCGTCTGCGTCGTCGATGCACGGCCGAGCCAGTTCCGTGCAGCGACGACCGAACACCTGCCTGCGGTTGACCTCTCAGTTGATGCCGCCGACCGAACGTTCGAGACGCTCGTCGCGGCTGGCCACCCGGCAGGCGTTGCCAGATTCGGCTCCGGTGCCATCGAAACGATCCCACCGGGAACTGATGCA
Proteins encoded in this window:
- a CDS encoding DUF58 domain-containing protein, whose translation is MSVADRTVKRLDRGEWALAVTVLLAGLGLAVGSQVLLVGATLPLWYVAAAIFGTPPTGTVRIGRDLSLEGESTTEATQAGDTSLSGDPSQRVTVRTTVQNTGSDPIVDLRVIDGVPDELSVVDGSPRTCVTLEPLETTTLEYTVSLQRGEHTFDVATVRTRDLSGTITETWSEPVEGQDEIRCTPTVESVALGNATTEYTGDVPTDDGGAGIEFHSVREYEPTDPVNAIDWRRYAANRELATVEYRAERSTHVVCVVDARPSQFRAATTEHLPAVDLSVDAADRTFETLVAAGHPAGVARFGSGAIETIPPGTDAETAERASRLLESISNSNKQMRFYTRTSSNNSVAELVTTLPGEAQVYLFSSFVDDDPLELVDGLRTRGYPVRVISPDVTNGDDSATQLEALDRTTRLARARAAGARVVDWDLERSLGLVLADAVGEVKHR
- a CDS encoding DUF7269 family protein, which codes for MSDRSIPIWRPRAWLRTVDSERLATAVLAGGLLITMAALILGGFVQYGSGTVSILYSLAILLPAIGVLLVLGALWWGLSALKPTEPRLAGADPPEWGTTRTNQRVARETIWTLERATSNWYHCRDEGATDEVRERLTAGAIRALRSTCGLERERTREAVQRGTWTDDPVAGAFLAADLSQPLGERLRAMIDPGAAFDRRLRRTLAAIDSIADDPQWQPPVAGEELSPESTPETATESTTSTATTQPTSLEATATETRTSTRADSSERLQEVSQ
- a CDS encoding DUF4129 domain-containing protein — translated: MSGRRQLLFVFGCVICLLVAASALPAADPRIDPPGGDDAPMAGEWEALDASEISPDPATETDDESDSSDDDPAADDPDIEIDGALEPGNEVSILIDGGGPFDDREVEVNGDSIGMTDWGDATATVPYAEEMTVAVPEDNTSRTVDIETDATITMLDEPAPNSTATLAVDVGSTSVDNATVSVDGEPTVLTDDGGQATIRLPEAAGPAEVHVERGPVSGERTLEVPELEVGFVSPLLFPGSPAPVSVTADGTPVEDATVSLADGGTSTTGSDGRTHVWLPIDDTATITAAAGAESATVTVENLYLRLGALALLGSGFVIGLVVTYFRIIARNEGKMDGSRSNEHGGIGLEALFVGIASTFTGLSNAVGHTGTFASSAAQRLSELGARVWRLQLPSLSMFRGGRSRAGPSAGGFSFSLPSLGPALSSFGTAVGSLSSLGSLFTLSRGRGGAGQDESTLGSLFGRDTTDETDADDDAPAGSDRPTLADDPLGPQDPQREIRGAWHTFLDRVGLSNRETLTPGQAARHALSVGYPATQVSRLVAIVRDVEYGSRDPSPDRVRTVRDTTTDLLEQQPDEDDTEEDE